Proteins encoded together in one Henckelia pumila isolate YLH828 unplaced genomic scaffold, ASM3356847v2 CTG_477:::fragment_3, whole genome shotgun sequence window:
- the LOC140872840 gene encoding aspartyl protease family protein At5g10770-like has product MATLMKLLVSLLFILIAKASIIHGHSRYAAFQLASLLPASTCTTTTPPSITKDSDKSRSRMRVFHRHGPCSRLGQDKNAASTTTPSLNQVLDLDQSRVDSIQARLNSNPNKHQITEKQVSLPAKSGRSLGSGNYIATVGLGTPAKTLSLVFDTASDLTWTQCQPCARSCHQQEDPIFNPSSSSSYSNVSCNSAQCSQLFSATGNSPGCVSGTTCIYSLIYGDQSFTVGILSKDKLTISPTDVFPSFLFGCGQNNQGLFGNTAGIIGLGRDPLSLVSQTSSKYGKLFSYCLPSTSSSVGHLTFGKSGAANSAKFTPFASSRIASFYYVNIIAISIGGHQLPINGSVFKAGGSVIDSGTVITRLPPGAYSVMSSAFRQGMTKYQRAPAVSLLDTCYEFGNLTTVTIPTIAFTFGGNVRVDLAPSGILIAVSSSSACLAFAGNKAAEDVAIFGNTQQKTMEVVYDVAGGKLGFSPNGCS; this is encoded by the exons ATGGCCACTCTCATGAAATTATTGGTCTCTCTTTTGTTCATTCTCATCGCAAAAGCTTCCATTATTCACGGCCACAGTCGTTACGCCGCCTTTCAATTAGCCTCTCTTTTGCCAGCTTCCACCTGCACCACCACCACTCCTCCATCCATCACCAAAG ACTCCGACAAGTCACGATCAAGGATGAGAGTATTTCACCGGCATGGACCATGTTCTCGTCTAGGTCAGGACAAGAATGCGGCCTCCACCACGACACCGTCTTTAAACCAAGTCCTTGACCTGGACCAATCGAGGGTCGACTCGATCCAAGCTCGACTCAATTCCAATCCAAACAAACATCAAATTACTGAGAAACAAGTGAGCCTCCCGGCTAAATCTGGCCGGTCACTTGGATCCGGGAACTACATAGCCACGGTGGGCCTAGGGACGCCAGCGAAAACCCTCTCCCTCGTATTCGACACTGCTAGCGACCTAACGTGGACTCAATGCCAACCGTGTGCGAGATCATGCCATCAACAAGAAGATCCCATTTTCAACCCATCATCCTCAAGCTCATACTCCAATGTATCTTGCAATTCAGCTCAATGCTCTCAGCTCTTCTCCGCCACGGGGAACAGCCCCGGATGCGTCTCTGGCACAACATGTATCTATTCACTCATATACGGTGACCAATCCTTCACCGTGGGAATCTTGAGCAAAGACAAGCTAACCATATCCCCAACTGACGTGTTCCCGAGTTTTTTATTCGGCTGTGGCCAAAACAACCAGGGGCTGTTTGGCAATACTGCTGGAATAATAGGATTAGGAAGGGATCCATTATCACTCGTATCCCAAACTTCAAGTAAATATGGCAAACTCTTCTCCTACTGCCTTCCATCTACTTCAAGTTCAGTAGGGCACTTAACATTTGGCAAAAGTGGAGCCGCAAACAGTGCTAAATTCACGCCTTTCGCTAGCTCTAGGATAGCATCATTCTACTATGTCAACATAATCGCTATAAGTATAGGGGGTCATCAGCTGCCAATAAACGGCTCGGTTTTTAAGGCTGGAGGAAGCGTCATCGACTCGGGCACGGTTATAACTCGTCTACCACCGGGGGCCTACAGCGTTATGAGTTCTGCTTTCCGGCAGGGAATGACAAAGTACCAGAGAGCACCAGCTGTTTCGTTACTGGACACTTGCTATGAATTTGGGAACTTGACGACTGTGACTATTCCTACCATAGCTTTTACCTTCGGTGGCAATGTGAGAGTCGACCTCGCACCCTCAGGGATACTGATAGCCGTTAGTTCTTCAAGCGCATGTCTTGCTTTTGCCGGAAATAAAGCTGCTGAGGATGTTGCAATATTCGGGAACACTCAGCAAAAGACAATGGAGGTGGTGTATGATGTT
- the LOC140872849 gene encoding peroxidase 18 yields MVRPRVWFPRYKLLLLLFVFILCQSVSSSTSLSFGFYTFSCPSAEIMVKNTVRAASSQDRTVPGKLIRLLFHDCFVEGCDASVLLQGNGTEKTDPANKSLDGFSVIDSAKRVLEIFCPGIVSCADILALAARDAVEFSGGPSIQIPTGRRDGRSSLAANVRPNIIDTSFTLNEMAKVFSSKGLSLDDLVALSGAHTIGSAHCSSFSERFKLDSNGNLTLIDKSLNGPYAAELNKMCPAGTRDDSIKVNNDPGTPLQFDNQYYKNLLEQKGLFSSDSALLNDERTRSKVAEFANNQDSFFESWGASFSKLTTIGVKTDNEGEIRQTCSMVNG; encoded by the exons ATGGTGAGGCCAAGAGTTTGGTTTCCTCGTTACaagctgctgctgctgctgtttGTTTTCATACTCTGTCAATCAGTTTCTTCCTCCACTAGTCTCTCTTTTGGGTTCTACACATTTTCTTGCCCGTCTGCTGAAATAATGGTGAAAAATACAGTGAGAGCCGCTTCTTCTCAGGATCGGACTGTCCCCGGAAAGCTCATTCGCTTGCTTTTCCACGATTGTTTTGTTGAG GGATGCGATGCTTCTGTGTTATTACAAGGAAATGGAACTGAGAAAACCGATCCGGCAAACAAATCCCTTGACGGGTTTTCGGTAATAGATTCAGCAAAAAGAGTGCTTGAAATCTTTTGCCCTGGAATAGTTTCTTGTGCTGATATTCTTGCCTTGGCAGCTAGAGACGCCGTAGAATTT AGTGGAGGGCCAAGCATTCAAATTCCAACCGGGAGGAGAGACGGCAGGAGTTCTTTGGCTGCTAATGTGAGGCCAAACATCATAGACACGAGCTTCACATTGAATGAGATGGCTAAGGTCTTTTCTTCCAAAGGCTTATCCTTAGATGACCTTGTTGCCCTCTCGG GCGCTCACACGATCGGATCGGCACATTGCAGCTCATTCAGTGAGCGGTTCAAACTCGACTCCAACGGAAACCTTACGCTAATAGACAAATCATTGAATGGACCATATGCGGCTGAGCTCAACAAAATGTGCCCTGCTGGTACCAGAGACGATTCGATCAAAGTCAACAATGATCCCGGAACGCCTCTGCAGTTCGATAATCAGTATTACAAGAATTTGCTAGAGCAAAAAGGGTTGTTTTCATCTGATTCAGCTCTGCTAAATGATGAGAGAACGAGGAGTAAAGTAGCGGAATTTGCCAACAATCAAGATAGTTTTTTTGAGAGCTGGGGCGCATCTTTTTCTAAACTTACTACAATTGGAGTTAAGACAGATAATGAAGGAGAGATCAGACAAACTTGTTCAATGGTTAATGGATGA
- the LOC140872848 gene encoding protein TIC 55, chloroplastic, protein MAVLQLQPLFPKITTFSHLRPVHNKLTKRKAILFAHPSQNHPSYQHEKIKRSGQKLNAVAKEVGVDLQDGGDRSVISGASNQEEVIEQRDVVSYDWTEEWYPLYLSKNVPDDAPLGLTVYDKQVVLYRDGTGELRCYEDRCPHRLAKLSEGQLFDGRLECLYHGWQFDGNGKCVKIPQLSSGAKIPQSACLKPYEIKESQGVVWIWMSHKTPPNFKKIPWFENFDRPGFRDISTIHELPYDHSILLENLMDPAHVPISHDRTDFTAKREDATSLFFEVTERTDRGFAGWWSREKDRSTPDYIPNFLRFEAPCVLQNNREIVDKNGEKHYFSGLFLCRPSGQGKSMLIVRFGNTRKPPMLLRLFPQWYIHQNAGKVFEQDMGFLSSQNEILMKEKVPTKELYINLRSSDTWVAEYRKWMDKVGHGMPYYFGHSTISLPEYPAVIEHAPAGLVANLSASQPAKGGIGTMHAPNPANRYFRHVIHCKDCMATVKGFRTWKNIFSIAALISTALAILISGRQWKAALLFSTSLCLVGIHLCSTGITINTTNFIRTHRRL, encoded by the exons ATGGCGGTGTTACAGCTGCAACCCTTGTTCCCCAAGATCACAACTTTCTCACATCTTCGCCCAGTTCACAACAAACTCACCAAACGCAAAGCCATTCTATTTGCCCATCCATCCCAAAACCACCCTTCCTATCAACATGAAAAAATCAAGAGAAGTGGGCAGAAGTTGAACGCGGTTGCAAAGGAAGTTGGTGTCGATTTGCAGGATGGTGGTGACCGAAGTGTCATCTCCGGAGCATCGAATCAAGAAGAAGTGATTGAACAGAGAGATGTGGTTAGCTATGATTGGACTGAAGAATGGTACCCGCTTTATCTATCCAAGAATGTGCCAGATGATGCTCCTTTAGGCCTAACTGTATATGACAAGCAGGTTGTGTTGTACAGAGACGGTACTGGAGAGCTTAGGTGTTATGAAGATCGATGCCCACACAG GCTAGCAAAACTCTCGGAAGGTCAGTTGTTTGATGGTCGACTGGAATGTTTATACCATGGCTGGCAATTTGATGGGAATGGCAAATGTGTGAAAATACCACAG CTATCCTCAGGTGCAAAAATTCCACAATCTGCTTGTTTGAAACCATACGAAATTAAGGAGTCCCAAGGTGTTGTatggatttggatgtctcacaAAACACCGccaaatttcaagaaaatacCCTGGTTTGAGAACTTTGATAGGCCTGGATTTCGAGACATTTCAACAATCCACGAGCTTCCATATGATCATTCCATCCTCTTGGAAAACCTCATGGATCCTGCCCACGTGCCTATTTCACATGATAGAACAGATTTTACGGCAAAAAGGGAAGATGCAACCTCGTTGTTTTTTGAGGTCACCGAGAGGACAGACCGAGGCTTTGCGGGCTGGTGGAGCAGAGAAAAAGACCGGTCAACACCAGATTACATACCAAACTTCTTACGTTTTGAGGCCCCTTGCGTTCTACAGAACAACCGGGAAATCGTCGACAAGAATGGTGAGAAACACTACTTTTCAGGACTGTTCCTTTGTCGTCCCTCTGGACAGGGAAAATCAATGCTCATAGTTAGATTCGGGAACACGAGAAAACCACCAATGCTCTTGAGACTATTCCCACAGTGGTATATCCATCAGAATGCCGGTAAAGTTTTCGAGCAAGATATGGGATTCCTTTCGTCCCAGAATGAGATTCTTATGAAAGAAAAGGTTCCCACTAAAGAACTGTATATAAACTTGAGATCATCGGACACATGGGTGGCCGAATATCGAAAATGGATGGACAAAGTCGGGCATGGAATGCCTTATTATTTTGGACACAGCACAATATCTCTACCTGAATACCCTGCTGTAATTGAGCATGCACCTGCTGGCTTGGTCGCAAATCTCTCGGCATCTCAACCGGCAAAAGGAGGGATCGGAACTATGCATGCACCAAATCCTGCCAACAGATATTTCCGGCATGTTATTCATTGCAAAGATTGCATGGCTACTGTCAAAGGATTTCGAACATGGAAAAACATATTCTCTATAGCTGCTCTTATATCAACTGCATTAGCGATTCTTATATCTGGAAGGCAATGGAAGGCCGCACTATTGTTTTCTACTTCTTTGTGCTTGGTCGGGATTCATCTTTGTTCGACTGGAATCACGATTAACACGACAAACTTCATAAGGACGCACAGAAGGTTATAA
- the LOC140872900 gene encoding uncharacterized protein has product MPCCFGCEPVNLSPVNFGISRGKVELMATRKVGVGAGRVRASKLESFGSPNFAERMERAWLISQQPRPVVCSSCDSKGHVECKWCSGTGFFIIGDNMLCQVPSRNTTCVICSGKGSACCSDCKGTGYRAKWLGEPPVSK; this is encoded by the exons ATGCCGTGTTGTTTTGGCTGCGAACCCGTTAATTTGAGCCCAGTAAATTTTGGCATATCACGGGGGAAAGTTGAATTGATGGCAACAAGGAAGGTCGGCGTTGGAGCGGGGCGAGTAAGAGCTTCAAAGTTAGAATCTTTCGGGAGTCCTAATTTTGCTGAACGTATGGAGCGTGCTTGGTTGATTTCTCAg CAACCAAGGCCAGTTGTGTGTTCATCATGCGACTCTAAAGGACATGTTGAATGCAAATGGTGCAGTGGGACTGGTTTCTTCATTATAGGTGATAACATGTTGTGTCAAGTCCCTTCCAGAAATACGACATGTGTTATATGCTCCGGAAAG GGTTCTGCATGCTGTTCTGATTGTAAAGGAACTGGTTACCGTGCTAAATGGCTAGGAGAACCTCCTGTTTCAAAGTAG